GTTTGGTAATGAAGATGTTGGCTCCCTGGAATTTCTGGGGAGGTTTGGAATAGTCGGTCGGAAGTGTAGCAACACAGTCTTGTAGATCTTTGACAATCTGGTCATATACATCTTGAATATTGGCTAAAGGACGTTCGTAGTTAACTTCGGTGTCCAAAATCAGAGGAATGGCTCCCCAACGGCGAACCAACCAGAAATAATGTACTGCACGCCAATATTTGGCCTGACCTAATGCAATATTTATTTCTTCTTGTGTCGTAGGTGTTTTAGCCCCATTTTCGATGATATAATTGGCCGCCTTGATCACGACGTAAGAGGTAGACCATGCAGCTTCTACCCCCTTATTGGCATCTGAGCCACGGAATGCGTCTACTTCTGCATAAGCTTGTTTATTACTGCCGGGATTAGCGGTTACGTCGTCACCCAACCAGGAAGGAATTGTAGGGTTAGTGTTGGTCTGTGTCAGACAGACATTCTTATACAATGCATAGGTTGCCATTGTTAGTTCCTCCTGTGTAGAGAAGAAAGTTCCCGGTGTCAGTTTACCTTTTGGATCTTCGTCGAGAAAATCACTACATGAGCTTGATAACAAGGCTATGCCTAAAGTATATAATATATATTTCGCTTTCATGATAATTATTCTTTATTTAATATTAGAAATTCATGCGAACTCCGAATGTATACGAACGAGTCAACGGATAAGCCCCCAGGTCGATACCGTCGTTTACATCTACACTACCTGTACCTGTATCCACAAATGAAATACCGGCCGGGTCCATTCCTTTATAACTGGTTATAGTGAATAAATTCTGACAACTGAATGTAAAACGAAGATCGGCAAATTTGGATACAGCTTTCGGTAGGTTGTACGATAGGCTGATATTATCCAGACGGAAATAATTGGCTGATTCCAAATACTTGGTAGAGGTTGCCGCTGCCTGATAATTATTCCCTTTAACATTTACAGAAGGATAGCGGGCCGATTGTCCTTTTGTATCGAAATTATCATTCAGATACTCTTTTAATGTGATGAAGGCAAAGTCGCCAGTCATGGATGTTCCGGTATAACGTACCATATTGAAACGTTCTGCTCCGAATGAACCGGTAAAGAACACGTTCAAGTCCCAGTTTTTCCAATGCAAGCTGTTATTCCAGCCTAAAGTAAAGTCAGGAGTGGCTTTACCGATAAAGGTACGATCTTTACTGTCGATTATACCATCCTTGTTCCGATCGACAAATGAATCATTACCTGCAGCATCCAATCCAGTCCATTCATAGCCGTAGAATGCACCGATCGGTTGCCCTACTGTTATACGGGTAACGCCGTCTGTTGAAAACATTCCGCTAGCAATATTTGCTCCCTGGATAAAGTCCAGACCCGCCAGATCTTTTACTTCATTCTTTAGATAAGTGCCGTTGAAGGTCGTGTTCCAACTGAAATCCGAGCCTTCGAAAATATTTGCATTGATAGAAAAGTCAATACCTCGATTACTGATCTCTGCCGCATTCACCCAATAGGAACCTCCACCGTCATAATTCGGAATTGTCCGTTTTAACAGACCGTCTTTTGTTCGTTTGTCAAAATAGTCGAAAGAAACGTTCAATCTGCGATTCAAAATAGAAAAGTCCAAACCTAAGTCGAATTGGTGGGTTGTTTCCCACGACAGATCCGGAGTTGCGACAGTTTGTCCAATCCAATAACCTGTGTAATAGGCATTTCCTCCGAATGCATACATGGCTTGAGACATCAGTCCCAATGTTTCATACGGGTCAATGGCCTGACTGCCGATTAAACCGTAGCTGGCTCGAATTTTGAGGTCTTGTATAATATTCTGATGTTGCATAAAGTCTTCATTACCCATTGACCAGGCGGCAGCAATAGAGGGAAACCAACCCCATTTGTCGTTAAAAAACTTTGATGAACCGTCCGCACGAATCGTTCCGGTCAGCATATAGCGGTCTTTATAGTTATACATTACGCGGCCTACACCGGACATCAGCGCCCATTTTGAATAATCATTTTTCGCATTGCGGGTACCAGCCATTTCTGCGTTCCACCATCCTACACTTTCGGTCATCAGATTATTTCCGCTGATATCCATATAACGGTATTCGGATTGTGTAGCTTCATAAACGGCTGTGGCAGTCAGAGCATGGTCACCCCATTTCCCATTATAAGTCAGGTTGTTTGTCGTTTGTAAAGTCATACGATACGCATCATTGTTTCCCATACTGCTTGAACTGGACACCTTTGTTGTTGCGAAAGAGTAATTTTTCACGTCGTTGTAATCGATACCATTACTGGTAGTAAAAGTCAGACCAGGAAGAATGTTGAATTTTAAATCGATATGAGCATTGACGATATCTCTCATCGACTCTCCTATTTGTTCATTAAGCAGGCCAACCGGATTTAACTGTGTAATAGCACTGTACGGGTCACGTATATAGGTACCGTCTTCATTCATGATGCCAAGTACCGGTGCATAATTCATTGCTATATTGACAATGTTACCTTTTGCTGCACTGAAATCTGCACTTTTCTTCACATTATGAGAAGCATTCACGTCGGCTGTCAGATGTAACCAGTCTGTCAGCTGCGAAGTGATATTGGCACGTGCCTGGTAGCGTTTATTCGTATTTTCCTTTACGACACCTTCCTGACCGGCATAGTTACCGGAAACAATGTACTGGATTTTATCGCTACCTCCTGAAAGAGTCAGTTTATAATCCTGTGTGATACCATTTTGAAAGATTTCGTCCAGCCAATCTGTACCGGCTGTTCCGTTTTGGAATGCAGACAACTGTTCCGGAGAGAATGTATCTTTCCGATATGTGTTATATAATGTAGCAAACTCATACGGACTAAGTGTTTCGTAACGTTTGGCTACGGTACCTATACCGATCTGTGCATCGAACATAATCTGACGGACATTCGCTTTACCGGTTTTTGTCGTGATCAGAACGACACCATTTGCACCACGGGAACCGTAGATGGCAGTTGAAGACGCATCCTTTAAGATTTGCATAGACTGAATGTCTTCCGGATTCAATCCTGTCAGACCGCTTTCACGCACAATACCGTCGATTACATACAACGGATCATTGCTGCGATTAATAGAGCCGGAGCCGCGAACACGAATCTTAACGGTTCCTCCCGGCACACCGCTGTTCTGTACCTGAACACCCGATACCCGACCCTGCAAAGCATCTGATACCTGGGTGATCGGTTGATCTTTAAATGCTTTATTATCCAAAACGGCTACGGAACCTGCTAAATCGGCTTTACGAACTGTACCGTAACCTACGACTACAACTTCGTCGAGTGACTGGCTGTCTTCCTTCAGCATGATATTATAGGAAGATTGGCTGCCGACTGTAATTTCTTGCGGAAGATAACCGATATAAGAAATTTGCAGGATAGCGTTTGCCGGAACATTTTCCAATGTAAACTTCCCATCCAGATCACTGATTGTTCCGTTTGTAGTTCCTTTGATAACGATATTAGCGCCGGTAACCGGTCCCATGTTATCTCTTACGGTACCTGAAATTGTACGAGTGTCTTTCTGTTTTGTTTCAGTGTTTACAGGTGTCTCTTTTCGGGAAATGATTATCTGACGGTCAGATATGGAGTAATTATTTTCCGTACCGAAAAATAATTGATTAAGGATAGTATCTATTTTCTGATCTTTTACATTTATAGATACTTTACGGTTCAGATCAATTGACTTGTCTAGGTAAAAGAAGATAAACTCGCTGTTGTTTTCTATTTCATTAATAACTTCTTTAACCGTTTTGTTTTCGTAGTTCATGGAGAATGATGTCTCTTGAGAATATATCTCTGAGGCAAAACATGATCCTGCTGTTAAAAACGCAAAAAGTAAAAAAAACTTCATGACACGTATTAGTCTTTTGGATTGGATTTTCCTTTGAGTAAACCTGGTGTTCTCATTCATGTTGTGTAACGATTTAAGTTTATAATACGGTTTAATGCATGTAAATTACTAGTGAGGGGAAATTTCTAAAATTTTATCCCTCTAAATCTAAGGTCCCATAATTTTGTGAGTTTTAATGTTTGACAATAATATAAATCTGTTCGCCTGTTTGCTCGACTTTGATCGGGGCGGCATTCTGAAGTGCACTGAGTACTTTCTCGGGTGTTTCCTTCAAATCCAGTTTTCCGCTACAAGTGAGTTCACTGACTTTTTCGTCCCAATGGATTTTAATCCCATAGTATTTGCAGAGCTTCTCAAGAACAATATCCAGCTTCTGGTGATTGAACTGATAATATCCGTCTTTCCAGGCAACATAATCTTGTGTATTTACGTGGTACACGGATTCTTCATCACTCTTGTTGTCATATAGGAACAACTGATTAGGACTTAATGTATTTTTCCTTTTTCCTTTTGTTTCTATTTCAACTTTTCCTTTTACCAATACAACATGACTGCTTGTTTCATTATCGTAGGCAGAGACACAAAACTGGGTTCCCAGGTCTCTGACCTCCATTTTTTTGGTTTTTACGATAAAAGGTCTTTTTTCATCGTGTACAATGTCCAGATAGATTTCTCCCTCTACAAATATTTCCCGGCTGTCGGCAGTAAATTGAGCGGGATAAATCACTTTTGAGCCAGCGTTCACCCACATTTTACTTCCAT
This is a stretch of genomic DNA from Parabacteroides chongii. It encodes these proteins:
- a CDS encoding TonB-dependent receptor; this translates as MNENTRFTQRKIQSKRLIRVMKFFLLFAFLTAGSCFASEIYSQETSFSMNYENKTVKEVINEIENNSEFIFFYLDKSIDLNRKVSINVKDQKIDTILNQLFFGTENNYSISDRQIIISRKETPVNTETKQKDTRTISGTVRDNMGPVTGANIVIKGTTNGTISDLDGKFTLENVPANAILQISYIGYLPQEITVGSQSSYNIMLKEDSQSLDEVVVVGYGTVRKADLAGSVAVLDNKAFKDQPITQVSDALQGRVSGVQVQNSGVPGGTVKIRVRGSGSINRSNDPLYVIDGIVRESGLTGLNPEDIQSMQILKDASSTAIYGSRGANGVVLITTKTGKANVRQIMFDAQIGIGTVAKRYETLSPYEFATLYNTYRKDTFSPEQLSAFQNGTAGTDWLDEIFQNGITQDYKLTLSGGSDKIQYIVSGNYAGQEGVVKENTNKRYQARANITSQLTDWLHLTADVNASHNVKKSADFSAAKGNIVNIAMNYAPVLGIMNEDGTYIRDPYSAITQLNPVGLLNEQIGESMRDIVNAHIDLKFNILPGLTFTTSNGIDYNDVKNYSFATTKVSSSSSMGNNDAYRMTLQTTNNLTYNGKWGDHALTATAVYEATQSEYRYMDISGNNLMTESVGWWNAEMAGTRNAKNDYSKWALMSGVGRVMYNYKDRYMLTGTIRADGSSKFFNDKWGWFPSIAAAWSMGNEDFMQHQNIIQDLKIRASYGLIGSQAIDPYETLGLMSQAMYAFGGNAYYTGYWIGQTVATPDLSWETTHQFDLGLDFSILNRRLNVSFDYFDKRTKDGLLKRTIPNYDGGGSYWVNAAEISNRGIDFSINANIFEGSDFSWNTTFNGTYLKNEVKDLAGLDFIQGANIASGMFSTDGVTRITVGQPIGAFYGYEWTGLDAAGNDSFVDRNKDGIIDSKDRTFIGKATPDFTLGWNNSLHWKNWDLNVFFTGSFGAERFNMVRYTGTSMTGDFAFITLKEYLNDNFDTKGQSARYPSVNVKGNNYQAAATSTKYLESANYFRLDNISLSYNLPKAVSKFADLRFTFSCQNLFTITSYKGMDPAGISFVDTGTGSVDVNDGIDLGAYPLTRSYTFGVRMNF